A region of the Agrobacterium sp. RAC06 genome:
TTGGGTTGACCTCCGGAGAATGCGCTGTTGTAAAATTTGCGCAACTCAATAATGTGTAAATCAAGATTGACACATTAAGTCCGTAAGTCAACTGGCCACAGGAGACGAAGGTGCCTGTTTCGACAGACGATACCGTGCTGGTGATCGGTGCCGGCATGGCGGGGCTCTCGGCTGCCATTCGATTGGCTGCGGCCGGATATCGCGTCGTTGTCTGCGAGGCGCAGGCCGAGGCCGGCGGCAAAATGCGTCGTGTCGAAGCGGCTGGCAGAGGCTTTGATGCGGGGCCGACGGTGCTGACGATGAAATGGGTCTTCGAGGCACTCTTTGCCGCTGCGGGACGCAGAATTGAAGACGAACTCAGCCTGGTCCCATCGAGCGTGATCGCGCGCCATTACTGGCGGGGCGGGGTCTGTCTTGATCTGCATGCAGACCATGACGAAACGATCAGGGCGATCGGAGACTTTGCCGGACGGCGCGAGGCAGAGGGATACCGGCGCTTCGCGGCCGACAGCCGGCGGACGTTTGAGGTGTTGAAAGACAGTTTCATCGACGCCACCAGACCCAATCCGGTTTCCCTGTCTCGTCGCATCGGGCTCGGTCGGCCGGCGGATCTGCTCGCGATCAAGCCGTTCTCGACGCTCTGGTCTGCGCTTGGCGGCTATTTTTCCGATGTGCGCCTTCGCCAGCTTTTCGGTCGTTACGCCACCTATTGCGGCTCTTCGCCCTTCCTGTCTCCGGCAACACTGATGCTGGTCGCGCATGTCGAGCAGGAGGGTGTCTGGACCGTCGAGGGCGGGATCAGGGCGCTTGCCATGCGTCTCGAAGCGCTGGCTGTCGAGCTCGGCGTCGAGTTTCGCTATGGCGATCCCGTCAGCGAGATCCTCATCGATCCCTCGCGTCGGGCCGTGTCCGGTGTGGTCACCCGAACTGGCCGACGGGTGGATGCCCGGCAGATCGTCTACAACGGAGATGTCGCCGCGCTGCCCCGGCTGATCGGCGCCTCGCCTCCGGACCCGGCTCGCAGTCGGGCACAACGGTCTCTGTCAGCCCTTGTGTCATGCAGCGTCGCCGAGCCTAAAGGTGTCGAGATTGCTCATCATACGGTGTTCTTTTCCGACGACTACGAGCGCGAGTTCGAGGCGATCTTTAAACGGCGCGAGGCACCTTCCGATCCGACCGTCTATCTCTGCGCTCAGGACCGCGATGCGACCGGTCGCCTAAAGGCCGGCGGTGTCGAGCCGGAGCGCATCTATGCCCTGATGAACCTCCCGGCGGATGGAGATCGTCACCGGTTCGATGAAAGCGAGGTCAATGCATGTCTGAAGAGCATGGAACGGCGACTGTCACTGAACGGTCTGACGCTCTCGAACCCACAGGCTACGGCGAACATCACGACTCCGGATCGCTTTGCGAGCCTCTATCCGGGAACGGGGGGAGCGCTATACGGGATGGCCTCGCACGGGTGGATGGCATCCTTCGCCCGGCCGGGATCGGAGGGGCCGCTGCCGGGGCTTTATCTGGCGGGGGGCAGCGTACATCCGGGGCCGGGGCTGCCGATGGCGGCGCTTTCCGGCAAGCTCGCGGCCGAACGGTTGATGGCGGACCGGCCTTTGACCAGGCGGTCGCACCTGGCGGCTATCACTGGTGGTATGCAGACGGAACGAGTGACTGCGGACAGTTCGCCTTCACGGTGATCGCCTTCATCGGCTCCGTGTTTTCGCCCTACTATCACTGGTCCGGCCGGCGTGATCCGGAAAACCATATTGCCTTCAATGTCGCGCTCTACGGGCCGCAGGGTCACGCCTGGGCGATGACCGAGCGTGGCAAGGCCCGGCTCAGTCGCGACAAGCACTCCCTGGCGATCGGCAAAAGTTCGTTCCGCTACGATGGTTCAGGCTTCGTGATCAGCTTCGACGAGATCTTCCTGCCCTGGCCCGGCCAGCGTTTGCTGCCAAAACGCATGCGGGGCGAAATCCGGCTAGTGCCGGATTTTCTTGGTGCGCGGGCCTATGGTCTCGATCGCGCCGGGTTTCATGCCTGGCAGCCAGTCGCCCCCAATGGGCGGGTCACCGTCGCCTGCGAGGCGCTGCCCGATGGTGGATGGACGGGGGCGGGCTATCACGACATGAACCATGGCGCCCGTCCGCTTGAGACGGATTTTTCCGGCTGGGACTGGGCCAGGGGCAATACGGGCGATGGCCGTACGGTGATCCTCTACGATTCCGTGCTTGCCGACGGGACGAACAGCCGCTTCGGCCTCGTCTGCGGTCGTGACGGTGCGGTGGCGGACTTCGATCCCCCGCCACGAAAACTGCTACAGCGCGGGTTCTGGGGCGTCGGCGGCGGTATCGCCTGCGACGGTGGCACAACTCCCGTCTTGAAAAACGCTCTCGAAGACACGCCGTTTTACCGGCGCTCGCTGGTCGAAACGGTGATTGCCGGGGATCCGGTCGAGATGATGCAGGAGACGCTCGATTGTCGCCGACTGGCAAATCCGGTCGTCAGGCTGATGCTTCCGTTTCGCATGCCGCGCCGCGCCTAGTCGGTTTTCGGCTCGTCCGTAAGAGGCTGGCTCGCTTGCCGCTCGCGGGCTTCCGCCTCGCGCTTCGCTTTTTTCAGATCGCGCATCTGCCAGACATAGAAGGCGATCGCCAGGCTGAAGACGAAGATGGCTTCGATGATGCCGAAATAATGCTCAAGCAAGGCTCGCCGCCTTTTCCCGCGCCGCGTCTCGGCGTCTCAGCGTCTCAATACGTGCGTCGGCATGAAGCCTCAGCAGAATGTCGGTTACCCGTCCCACGGCCGTCTCCCCATCAGATGCTGGCGTGTCGGGGCGTTGCGTCGGGGCACTCTCCCGCAAGATGCCGCTGAGTGTCACCAGCGATCGTGCGACAGGTTCCGTCCCGGCATGGAGATCGCGCACGGCCGTCGCCGTCCAGCGGCTATCGTCGGAGCGTGCCTTGATCAGGAGGCCAAGCTTGGTGCTGAGTCCCGTTGTCGCGCGATGGTTGACGCTGTCATAGCCATTGGCTGCAATGGCCTGGCCGATCGCCTCATAAACCAAGGCGGCAGTGCGGATCGCATGACGACAGGATTTCGGCAGGCTGCGGATGCCGGCATGGCCGAGCCGGTAGTGGCGGGCAGCCTCGTCGAGCAGCCGCCTTACCACCAGACCGAGCGCGGGGGTGAATTGCGGATTATGCAGGAAGGCCGCGACGTCGACACCCTGTTCTTCCAGCCAGTCGAGCGGCAGATAGAGCCTGCCGTTTCGGGCGTCTTCCCCGACATCGCGGGCGATGTTGGTCAGTTGCATAGCGATCCCGAGGTCGGCCGCGCGGGAAAGCGCAGCCCTGTCGCTGACGCCCATCACCGATGCCATCATCAGCCCGACGCTTGCAGCAACACAGGTCGCATAGGCTTTCACGTCGTCGATGGTCGCGTGGCGCCGCCCGTCCAGATCCATGGCAAAGCCGTCGAGCAGGGCTTCGACCACCGGCTTGGCAATGGCATGGTCGTGCACCACCCGTGCGAAGGCGCGGTCGCAGGCAAAGGGTGCCGGTGCCCCGGCATAGATCAGGTCCAGCCGCTCGCGCAGGCGCTGGAGGGCTGGCATGCCGCTGCGTGGATCATCTATCAGGTCGTCGGAATGCCGACAGAAGGCATAGAGCGCGCGCGCGGCCTCGCGAGTCGGTCCCGGCAAAAGCAGAGAGGCGAGGTGAAAGGATTTCGACCCCCGACGAATGGCGGCCGAACAGGCTCTTTGATCCTCGAAGTCTCCGGAAAAGCCATAGTTCAAGAGGATTGGCCGACGGATCGTCGGACGGGCCAGATAGGCTTCGGAGTGGGACGGGTGTGTGTCTGTCATTGTGCAGATCCTCTTCCGCGACCTTCCCAAGTGCCGGCTGGTAGGGTTGCCGGATCCGGCACCAGATCGGCGACGATGCGCGCCGACGACACGACGCCGGGCAGGCCTGCACCGGGATGCGTGCCGGCACCGCAAAGGAAGAGATTGTCGAGTTCCTCGCTTCTGTTGTGCGGTCGGAACCAGGCGCTCTGGAGGAGCTTGGGTTCGAGTGCAAAGGCGGCCCCCTGCCACGAAAGAAGTCTGTCCCGGAAGTCGAGCGGGGTCGCAATTCGCGAGGAGACGATGCTCTCTGAAAGACCGGGCAGCAGGGTTTCCTCGAGCCGTTTTTCGATCTTGTGCCGGTAGATTTCTGCTGCCTCGTTCCAGTCGGTCCCGCTTTCGAGGTTTGGCACCGGGCTCAAGACGTAGAAGGTATCGCCGCCGGGCGGAGCCAGCGAGGGATCGCTGGCCGTCGGTCGATGCAGGTAGAGGCTGAAATCGTCTGCGAGGCGGTGGTTCCGGAAGATGTCGTCGAGAAGTCCTCGATAACGCGGGCCGAAGAGCATCGTGTGATGCAGGACATCGTCATAGCGGCGGTTCGTGCCGAAGTACCAGACGAAGAGGCTCATCGAATAGTCGCCACGTTTAAGCTTGGCATCGGTCCAGCGTTTCCGGGGATGGTGCTTCAGGAGCTTGCCATAGGTGGTGGCGGGATCGGCGTTCGAAACGATGATATCGGCAGCGATCCGCTCGCCGGAGGCCAGCCGCACGGCCGTTGCCCGACGTCCCTCCGTCTCGATGTCAGTGACCGTCTCGTTCAGCCGGATGCGTCCGCCGTTGCGGGTGACAAGCGAGGCGATGCCGCGCACCAGCGCGTTCGTGCCGCCGATTGCATGGTGCACGCCGTATTTGCCCTCGAGATGGGCGATCAGGCAGTAGAAAGAGGTGGCCGAGAAGGGGTTACCGCCGATCAGCAGCGGATGGAAGGAGAAGAGGGTGCGCAGCTTGTCGCTCTTGAAATGCTTCGAGACGACCGAATAGACGGAGCGATAGCCGCCCAGGCGCACCAGACCGGCAAGCGTCTTTGCCGTGAACAGCAGGCTGTGGAAGGGTTTGTGCGCCAGTTGCTCGAAGGCGACTTCATAGATCCGCCGGCTCTCGTCGAGAAAGCTGCGATAACCAGCGACATCCCTGGGTTCGATCCTCGCGATCTGTGCTTCCATCGCCGCGCGGTCGCCGGAATAGTCGAAGACCGTACCGTCGTCGAAGCGCACCCGGTAAAAGGGGGTGTTTGGCCGGAGTTCGACATCGTCACTCAGGCGACCGCCGCAGTCATGCCACAGCTTTTCGAAAAGCCAGGGGGCGGTGATGATGGTCGGCCCGGCGTCGAAGGTGAAACCGTCCTGGCGATGGGCATAGGCCCGTCCACCGGGTTCGTCCAGCGGATCTATGATCGTGACACGATAACCTTTGGCGCCGAGCAGGGCACCGGTCGCGAGACCTCCCACGCCAGCACCGATCACGATCGCATGCGGTCTGTTGTCGATGGGTTTGGGCTTGTGTCTGGGAAAGCGGCCGGCGACATTCATGCTGCATCCGCTCCGTTCGGTCGCTGGTTTCCAATGGCCTCGTCCAGCCACCGCACGACGTCGGCGGGCCGGCATTCATGCAGAAGGTGTCCTCCCGTGTCGGTCAGCACGAGCCGGCTCCCAGGAGCCTGTCGCGCTGCGTGACTGGAGTTTTCGATCGGTACCATGGGGTCGTCCTTGGCGGCAATCAGCGTCATTGGGAAGGGCAGGCGCTGCAAGGTGGCGTCGAAACGGGACAGGTCCCAGGCGGCCATCATGCCGAGCGCGCCTCGAACATGGGCGGGGGAGGCCAGCAGCATGCGGTAGAGTGCGCGCCCTTCCTCATCGATCGGTGAGCCGGTGGCGGTCAGCAGATTGCCGCCGAGCGGCGTCACCCGTGACATCAGGGAAAACATCGAGGCGGAAAAGGGGTTGGCGAAGAGCGCCTTGGCCAGCGGCGAAAACAGTGCGTTGCCACGTATCGGCAGGTAGGCGCCGTTGATGCCGATGACATGGCGCGGTACGGCGGAGGCCTTGCTGGCCGCCAGTGTGACGGCGATGGCCGCACCGGCCGAATGTCCGAGAATGACGGCTGGGCAGCGATCCAGTCGAGAGACCAGTTCCGTCAATGCCCGCACCATCCCGGGAAGTGAGAGGTCTGTTGGTCCGCGCGGACGGGTGAAGCCGTGGCCGGGAAGGTCGGGCGCCACGACGCGAAAGCGCGCGCTGAGTAGCGGCAACAGATGCCGCCAGGAATGGGAGGATGCACCCGTCCCGTGCAGCAGCAGGATCATCGGTGCGGTGTCCGGCCCCGCAATCTGCACATGCCAGTCACAGGCATTGGTCTTCACGAACTGGCTTGCGCTGCGGTTCGGCCAGTTGCGGCCGTCCGTTTCCCAGTTCAGTCGATCGCGCCCGAGTGTCATACACGCGCCTCCTGCATCGAACGGTCCACGAGCTGCGACACATGACCGGCATCGGCTTTTCGCAAGATGTGCAAGTCGGCGCCGAGCATGCTCGCAAGAGTGGTCACGCTTTCGCGCGGGCGGCGTGCAATATCGATGCAGATTGTCTTCAAGTCCCTGGATTTGCAGTTTCGGGCAAGACGCGAGAGTTCTTCGGCGGCCAGGGCCCGATCAGGGGTGCCATCGAGGGCGATGTTGCCGCTCCCATCGGTCAGCAGGACAAGCACAGGGCTGCTGCCGCGTCGCTCGACGGAGAGCGCGAGCTCGAGGCCGGCTTTAAGCCCCGCGGCAAGTGGCGTTGGCCCGCCGCCGGGAAGAGCAGCGAGTTGGCGTTTCGCGGCGGTGAGCGACCGGGTCGGTGGCAGAAGCAGCTCGGCGCTTGTGCCCCTGAAGGCGATCAAGGCCACTTCGTCGCGGCGGACATAACATCGCGCCAGCAGCTGTTCGATCGCGCCCTTGGTTTCGCCTAGGCGCTCCAGTGCGGTGGAACCCGAGGCGTCGACGACAAAGATTGCCGTCGAGGGGGCTGCATGGCGCAAACGCAGATACCGGAAGTCATCGCGGCTGACATAGGCGCGCGGCGCCGTGGCTCCTGACGATGGACGAGGGTTCGCCACACTCAGAGCCTGACGTTGGGCCGCGCGGATACGCTGAAAGGGCGCTGCTGCGCGCAGGGTCGCGATGATGTCGGGCCGGGCCTCCGGATGGGGCGGCGCTAGCCCAATGCCGAAAGGCCGACCCCGCCGGGTATTCTTGTGCAGGTCACCCGACTTACCCGACCCGCCCGCATTGCGGCTTGGACGCTGGGCGATGGTGAGCCAGGGATCTGCCGAGAGCGCACCTGCCTTGATGGCCGCCAGCATTTCCGTCAGCGCGTCGAGCTGTGTCGGCTTGTCGGAATTGCTGTCTTGATCCTGATCGGCCGGGTCCGTGGGAGCCGAGGGGGCAACCGGTTCTTCGAGCTGTCCGGGAGTAGCATCTGTCGATTGATCGTCCGGCTGCTCGGCTGGCGCTTCAGCCTGAGGCGCCAGTCGCAGACCGAGGCACAGGCGAAGGGTTGTCAGCGCGTCGCGCTCCTCAACTGCCGTACGGTCCTCGCGACACGCCAGAAGTCGTGCCGTGCGTGCGAGATGCGCCAATATGCGGGTCGAGCTATGGCCTGATATCGCCGAGATGGTGGCGAGGCCCTTCAGCAGCCGATCGTCGATCGTGACATCCTGCCAGGTGGCGACCGGGGTCCGCAACCGGGCTGGCTCTGTCTCTGGGCTGCTCACATGATGCCAGCCGATGCCGTCGAGATCGATGCGCAGCGCGAGGCGATCGGCAAGTCCGCCGGAAAGCGGGGCTTCATCATCAAGGGATTCATCGAGGGCGACCAGCAGAAAGCTGCTCTCTGCAGGTTGATCCATCGCGCGGGCGACCATGGCTGCGAGCGATGGGTCGAGGCGCTCTGCCATGGGAACCATCAGTCCGCCGCCTTCGGCCCGAGCCAGAAGCCCCTGTTGCCGGACGAGGCTTCCTGTCGCAGCGGTTGCCGCGAGGTCGACGCCGCCTGAGAGGTTGGCCGCAGATGTACCGGGTGGCAGGCGGACAAATCCGATATTGAGGCGTTCCTGCAGGAGGGAAATGACGTGATCGCGTACGCCACCCGACCGGGCCCTGAGCCAGACGCCGCCGAGGCTTGAGCCTCCCAGGCCAAGTAGCTCGATCGCCAGCTGCGCATCCGCCCAGAGTTCCGCGCCCCTGTCATCAAGGGCTTTCTCATAGGCGTCGTGGGGGCCGAGTTCAGCCATGGGCGTGACGGTCTTTGCCGGTGTCGTCGATCGACGCCAGGGCGCGCTCGATGCGGGGTGCAGAACCGGCATCGTCGAGCGGGTCACGGCGCAGACGGTGGCAAAGCACCATGGGTGCGATATCGGCTACATCATCCCATGTGACCTGAAGACGCGCGGAGAGCGCTGCGGCAGCCCGGCTGGCGCGCATCAGGGTCAGCTCGCCGCGCATGCCGTCGATCCCGAGACGCAAACAGAGTTGCGACATGCGCCTGACCACATGATCAGGGATCTCCACCTGACGGAGAATTTTTCGCGCGGCGATCACGCGGCGACCGACTGCGGCGTCGCGCTTGGCCCAGAGCTTAACGAAACCGCGCGGGTCCGTCTCGTAGGTGTCACGGCGACGGATCACCTCGATGCGTTGGTCGAGATCGTCGATGGTGCGGACGTCGACGGAAAGACCGAAGCGATCGAGCAATTGCGGTCTGAGATCTCCTTCTTCCGGATTGCCGCTGCCGACGAGGACGAAACGGGCGGCGTGGCGGATGCTCAGGCCTTCGCGCTCGACGACATTGACGCCAGAGGCTGCCGCATCGAGGAGGAGGTCGACCAGATGGTCCTCCAGCAGGTTTATCTCATCGATGTAGAGGAAGCCGCGGTTGGCGGCGGCCAGGAGCCCGGGCTCGAAGTGCTTCTCCCCGGCGACCAGGGCCTTTTCAATGTCGAGCGAGCCGCAGACCCGATCTTCCGTCGCGCCCAGAGGAAGATCGATCATTGGTGCGCGATGCTTCACTATAGCAGGTGGCTTCAGGCCGCTTGGGGGATTGCAGACGGTGCAGGCGGATTGCGGCTCTGCCGGGAGGCAGTTGTAGCGGCAACCGTCGCGCGTTTCGATCGGTGGCAGCAGCTCCGTCAGGGCGCGGACTGCCGTGGATTTTCCCGTGCCGCGATCGCCGAAGATCAGCACGCCGCCGAGCAGAGGCTCGACGGCCGCCATCAAGAGGGCCTTCTTCATGTCCTCCTGGGCGACGATGGCGGCGAATGGGAATGGTTGGGCCATGGGTCCCGCCTCAGCTTGAGTGTAAAATTTAGTTTACACTTTTTAATGTCGCTTTGAAGGGGGTGTGCTGAGAATCTTCTGTCCAAATAAAAATGGCCGCGCTTGCCGCGCGGCCATATGTCCTCAGGTCAGTCCTTTCAGGTGCGTAGCACCCGGTAGATTGCGGGGATCACCAGGACCGTCAGCAGGGTCGACGAGATCAGGCCGAAGAGCAGCGAGATCGCCAGCCCCTGGAAGATCGGGTCGGTCAGGATGACGGCTGCACCGATGATCGCCGCAAGCGCCGTCAGGAGTATCGGCTTGAAGCGGATCGAACCGGCTTCGATCAGGACATCGGTCAGTGTTTTCCCGGTGTGATCGGCGTGGCGGATGAAATCCACCAGCAGGATCGAGTTGCGCACGATGATGCCGGCGAGCGCGATGAAGCCGATCATCGAGGTCGCTGAGAATGGTGCACCGAAGAGCCAGTGGCCGCCGAGGATGCCGATGAAGGTCAGCGGCACCGGCGTCAGGATGACCAGCGGCACCTTGAACGAACCGAACTGGGCGACGACGAGGATATAGATGCCGAGGAGCGCAATCATGAAGGCGGCGCCCATGTCGCGGAAGGTCACCCAGGTGACTTCCCATTCGCCATCCCAGAGAAGCGTTGCCTGATCTTCGTTGGTCGGCTGGCCGTTGAGGGAGATCACCGGCTTGGGAAGTCCCGTCCAGTCCTGCGCGTCGATCGCTTCCTGCACGGCGAGCATGCCGTAGAGGGGGGCCTCGAAGTCGCCGGCGAGTTCCGCCGTCACCATCTCGGCATTGATGCCGTTGTGACGGAAGATCGGCAGCGTGGTCTTTTCGTCGATGACGCGCACGACGTCGCCGAGTTCGACGACACCCTTGTCGCCGGGCAGGACATTGGCCGGCATCGGCGTCGAGAGGAAACGCTCGTCGATCACCTTCTCACTCTTGGCGCGTTCCAGCCGGATCGGGATCGGCGGACGGCCTTCGCCGCGATGCGAGTAGCCGATGGTCTTGCCGTTCGCGAGGATCGCGATGGTGTCGAAGACATCGCCTTCCTCGACACGGTAGAATTCCGCGTCGTCGGTCGAGATGACCAGCCGCTTGCGCGGTGCTTCCACGCCATAGGAGTTGTCGACGTCGACGATGAAGGGCACCGAGCGGAAGGCTGCCTCGACCTTTTCGGCCACGGCGCGGCGGATCTCAGGCGTTGGGCCATAGATCTCGGCGAGCAGGGTTGCCATGACCGGCGGTCCCGGCGGTGGCTCGACGACCTTGAGGCTGGTGCCCTCGGGCATGGCAATGCCCGAAATCTTCCGGCGGATATCAAGCGCAATGTCATGGCTCGTGCGATCACGCTCCGCCTTGGGCGTCAGGTTGATGGCCACGTCACCCTGATAGGAAGCGGCGCGCATATAGGCGTGGCGGACAAGACCGTTGAAGTTGAAGGGGGCTGCTGTTCCGGCATGCGTTTGGACGGAGACCACTTCCGGCATATCGAGCACGGTGCGCCCCACGGCCTGGGCTACGGCATCGGTCGCCTCGACGGATGAGCCTTCCGGCAGATCGATGGTGACCTGCAGCTCCGACTTGTTGTCGAAGGGAAGCAGCTTCACCGTGACATGCTTGGTGTAGAAGAGGCTCAGCGATCCGAGTGTCAGTACGCCGACGAGGATCAGGAAGACCCAGCTGCGGGTCTTTGTTGCAAGGATGGGGCGGGCGGTTGCCGCGTACATCCGGCCCAGTATGCCGCCGGTCTCGTGATCGGCATGGGCGTGCACGGGTGCGTTGCCGGCGACCTTCAGCATCAGCCAGGGAGTGACCATGACGGCGACGAAGAAGGAGAAGATCATCGCGGCCGAGGCGTTGGCCGGGATCGGGCTCATATAGGGGCCCATCATTCCGGAGACGAAGAGCATCGGCAGGAGGGCGGCGACGACGGTCAGTGTCGCGACGATCGTCGGATTGCCGACCTCGGCAACCGCTTCGATGGCGCTGCGCTGGCGCGAGCGCTTGTCGCCCATGCCCCAGTGGCGGGCGATATTCTCGATGACGACGATGGCGTCGTCGACGAGAATGCCGATCGAGAAGATGAGCGCGAAGAGCGACACCCGATTTAGCGTGTAGCCCATCAGCCAGGAAGCGAAGAGGGTGAGCAGGATCGTCACGGGAATGACGATCGCCACGACCAGCGCTTCGCGTCTGCCGATCGCCAGCCAGACCAGCGCGATGATCGAAACGGTCGCGAGGCCCAAGTGATAGAGGAGCTCGTTCGCCTTTTCATTCGCGGTTTCGCCGTAGTCACGGGTGACCTCGACACGGATGTCCTCTGGGATCAGCTTGCCTTCCAGGGCTTCGACGCGCTCGAGGATCGCCTCGGCGACCACGACCGCGTTGGAGCCGGCGCGCTTGGCGATGGCAAGTGTGACAGAGGGCACGCGTTCGACGGTATCGCCGTCCTTGCGCAGGGTGGAAACGAGGGCTTCGCTGGTGTCTGTGGCAAAGTCGATGGTCGCGACATCGCGGACATAGACCGGCCTGCCATCGCGGGCCGTCAGCAGGAGATTGCCGATCTCGGCCGGGGAAGCGAGGGTTT
Encoded here:
- a CDS encoding efflux RND transporter permease subunit gives rise to the protein MTNLGIAGHLTRAFIKSPLTPLFLIAAFAFGLVALLSLPREEEPQISVPMVDIIVQAPGLRADDAQKLITEPLETIVKSINGVEHIYSQSMDNMVMVTARFLVGTSADAAVLRVHDKVRANIDRIPVGIAEPKVVGRGIDDVAIVTLTFSPTKDASGHVGANDLTRIVREVRNEVAKVDNVGLTYVVGETNEIIRISPQPEKLALYGITLQQLAGKVGGANTAMPASQVRENGRQIDVIAGETLASPAEIGNLLLTARDGRPVYVRDVATIDFATDTSEALVSTLRKDGDTVERVPSVTLAIAKRAGSNAVVVAEAILERVEALEGKLIPEDIRVEVTRDYGETANEKANELLYHLGLATVSIIALVWLAIGRREALVVAIVIPVTILLTLFASWLMGYTLNRVSLFALIFSIGILVDDAIVVIENIARHWGMGDKRSRQRSAIEAVAEVGNPTIVATLTVVAALLPMLFVSGMMGPYMSPIPANASAAMIFSFFVAVMVTPWLMLKVAGNAPVHAHADHETGGILGRMYAATARPILATKTRSWVFLILVGVLTLGSLSLFYTKHVTVKLLPFDNKSELQVTIDLPEGSSVEATDAVAQAVGRTVLDMPEVVSVQTHAGTAAPFNFNGLVRHAYMRAASYQGDVAINLTPKAERDRTSHDIALDIRRKISGIAMPEGTSLKVVEPPPGPPVMATLLAEIYGPTPEIRRAVAEKVEAAFRSVPFIVDVDNSYGVEAPRKRLVISTDDAEFYRVEEGDVFDTIAILANGKTIGYSHRGEGRPPIPIRLERAKSEKVIDERFLSTPMPANVLPGDKGVVELGDVVRVIDEKTTLPIFRHNGINAEMVTAELAGDFEAPLYGMLAVQEAIDAQDWTGLPKPVISLNGQPTNEDQATLLWDGEWEVTWVTFRDMGAAFMIALLGIYILVVAQFGSFKVPLVILTPVPLTFIGILGGHWLFGAPFSATSMIGFIALAGIIVRNSILLVDFIRHADHTGKTLTDVLIEAGSIRFKPILLTALAAIIGAAVILTDPIFQGLAISLLFGLISSTLLTVLVIPAIYRVLRT